CTTTGAAAAGAACTATTttcttatgacttactaagctatttaagcttactgTGTGTTTGTTCGTTCattgtttttattgattttggaagctagttacgagctcgggaATTATCAAGGAAaatccatcacactatcgaaagttattttagtattttaaaagcttgaattttgaacatatgacatgtatagTCTAGCTTTTGTCTTCGATGATTTTgaagtgaatatatatatatatctataatccatacaaaaatggatagaaatgatacTATGTTTATGTAGTTTTAATCATGATATAAGTTCATGTAGGGATTTATGTTTCATGATACATATTTATGGTATGCTTGAAATATAAATCGGTGTGATGATTTGAATTGGTTGATGTATGTGTTTGAGTTGTAGTCTATTGTTGGATTGTTAAAATGTAACTGTTTTATCTTGTGAATTGGCTTTGAGATAGAAAAGAGCACACGTTCATGTTTGGTTAGAAATggataatttgattatatatatatatataaacagtATATGACAAAGTTGTATATGTTTTGGTATTTGATAGTCAATTTGATTAGTTAAAGGTTGGATTTTTTAGTGTATAATGCGATATACTGAATTAATAGTAGTATGGCCACATTAATTTGACTATTTATTAAAGATAATTTGCTACGTCTAGGTATGTATTCggttttaaaatatgttaatttggtTGATCACATGACTATGTTATAAGCATGTTTGTATTCGACTATTAATAGGTAAGACCAATAATTGTATGCCTATGGTATCATTGGTTGTGAATTGATCATTCTattaatgatagaaaatgacataatttagtTTATGAATGAATGGTAAAATTTGTACCAATTAAGTAGTTAACCTTTTTGGTCGATTAGACAAGGATTGAATTTAGAAAGCATGTGTAATTTGGCATGATGCATAGCTTTTgaaaatttggtatgtttgattcAGAAAATGTATATAGGATATGGATAATATTAGTCAAATAAGTAGTGCATGAATGGcatatgtttttatattgtaACTTGATAGTCGAATAGAGGATGGAACGAATGGCAAAGTGTGCACATGATCATGCTTGAATGATTTATTTCGATATGGTTAATTGtgaataaagttttaatgtttaCTGAAATATGCTTAAACATATTATAGAGTGGTTATTGCTGCATTTGCCTATGAACATGAAGCCGTGTATAAGCATGTACAGAACTAAAAATTAAAGTGTTTAATTTATGTTAGGTATTCGAATACTATTAAGGTGTTGTGCATATGATTCGagtaatatgttttgtaaagcttgtatatatattgtatagCTTTGaggcatgtttaattatttgaaaatgtgattatATTCATGGTATGGATTCGGGTAAATTTTCTGTGGTATTGCTTTGTATTTATAATATGAGTAATAATGTATGGTTAACCTTTAATTATCTATAagctttatatatttatgaatatgACTTGCATAAATATTCGGATCTGTACTTGGGTTGGTAATACCTCGTGGCCCGAATCTGGTGACGggtatgggttaggggtgttacaaatttaatatttattctattcaattcaatcaaatttcatgttattgcaaaattactattttacccctaaacatttgacctttttacaatttagtccctagtctcgtaaaatgaaattcatgcaaatttatCTACACCCAAGCCTAGACAAATTTTATAGGTGCTCATAGCAGCCCATATATtccacaatttcacacatttagcacacaattttcacatttctcaatttaatccgtgtttgataatttcaacaaaactcacttaacaaaagttgtttagtTAACAACAAAGACTCATATTcttccattaaaatttaaaacaaacaaaatttgtctcatggaaaaaccctagactATCATACatattgcaatttagtcccctaattagctagattaagctacaacggtcccgaaaacataaaaatctacaAAAACGAGATGAGATAGCACTTATATGCAAGGGAAaagcttgaaaaaaaaattctcttctTATCCTAGACAAATTCAGCTATGGTGAAGAAAAATGGGGAAGATGAtagcttttcttttattagtttaacctttaattacttaattaccattttaaccttacctaactttaaaaattactcaattaccaagccatgcacatccactatcacctttaatggtctaattaccacataaggacctccaatttaaagttctatagctatttaatacctttagctaatagaacacaactttcgcactttacgcgatttagtcctttttcacaaattgagtCTACAAACGATAAactttcttaacgaaatttttatacaatcatattattatgctttagacttcaaaataatattaaaataaaatttatgacctcagatttgtggttccaaaaccactgttctgatttcactaaaaacgggccgTTACAACTCTCCCCACTTAGGagttttcgtcctcgaaaatcttaccagaaaataggTTAGGATATTGTTTTCTCATGGTTTCCTCGGGTTCCCAAGTAATCTCCTCAATCCCTTGACGATGCCAAAGAACTTTCACTAAGGCTATTCTTTTATTTCCCAACTCTTTGATCTCTCACGCCaaaattctgatcggttctttGTTATACGACATGTCGGGCTGAATCTCAACTTCTGTTGGAGAAATTATATGTGAAGGATTTGATTCGTGACATCGTAACATAGATgcatggaatacattatgaatcttttcaagttcTGGCGGTAAATCAAGTCGATATGCCATTGGCCTTATTCTCTCGATAATCTCGTACGGTCAAATAAATCGTGGACTAAATTTTCCTTTGCGAAAAAAACGAAGAATCCTTTTCCAAGGCaacactttcaaaaacactttatcgGCGATctgaaattcaatatcttttaaTATCTTTACGCTTCAAATCCGCGTATGATTTCTGTCGATCTAAAGTAGCTTTCAAACTATCACGAATCACTTTCACATTCTCTTTGGTTTTTCGGATCAAATCAACCTCGTGTATCTTTCTCTCActaagctcagtccaatacaatggagtttgacatttacgaccatataaagcttcatacaGTGTCATCTTAATGCtcgattgaaaactattattatacacgaattcaaccaacggtaaatatttttcccaattaccttTGAAATCTAATacacaacatcgaagcatatATTTGAGAATCTGAATCACTCTCTTAGACTGACCATCAGGTTGAGTatgaaatgcagtactaaaaTGCAACCGCATACCCAAAGCTTATTGTAGTTTCTTTCAAAATCGCGATGTAAACtgcggatctctatccgaaataatggagactggcactccacgcaatctgaaaattttagaaatatacaactcagcCAACTTATCAAGTGAAAACTCTCTATGCaccggaataaaatgtgcagactttGTCAAACGATCCATAATGACCCAAATagcgtctttctttttcagagatAGTGGTaatcccgatacaaaatccatcgtaactctatcccatttccattttggtATCATCAGTGGTTGCAACAGTCctgaaggtacttgatgttcagctttaacctgTTGACAAATCAAGCATCTAGACACAAAATCATAAATGTCACGTTTTCATACCcgaccaccagtacatctgtctcaaatcattgtacatctTAGTACTCCCCGGATCAACAAACAAGCTACCACTGTGTGCTTCGTGTAAAATTTTTTGTATAAGCTCGGTATTCTTCAGCATGCAAACTCTACCTCAGAACAACAAACAATCATCGGATCCGATCTGAAACTCTGAATCAATAGTCGACTCACACTGTACTCTTTTAGATTGCAATTCATTATCACTTTTCTAAGCCTCGCAAATTTGTTGTAAAAACATCGATTTaacttttaactcagctaagaTCGATCCATCATCTGGCAAAGTCAATTGCGTATTCATCACTTTCAAGGCAAACAaggattttctactcaaagtgTCCGCGACTGCATTCACTTTTGCcgggtgataatcaatcactaaatcataatcttttaacaattcaagCCATCTACGCTGTCTTAGATTCAGATCTTTctgtgacatcaaatacttcaaactcttgtgATCAGTAAATATGTGGCATTTTTCACCaaacaaatggtgtcgccaaatttttaatgcaaacacAATTGTGGACAATTCCAAGTCTTGTGTTGGATAATTTCTTTCATGCAGCTTTAATtgtctggaagcataagctatcactttgccttctTACATTAGAACACAtcccaaaccatttaatgacGCATCAATGAagatcacaaattctttacccaacTCAGGCTAAACTAAAATTGGTGCTTCGGTTAACAGTGCTTTCAAATGATTAAAACTCTATCGACATTTATCAGACCACTCAAACTTTACATCTTTCTATAATAACCGAGTCATCAGTGTAGCAATCATCGAAAATTCTTTTTACAAATCACCGATAATAGCCCcctaatcccagaaaacttctgacCTCGGATATGTTTCTCGGTGGtttccaatcaacaattgcAGAAATCTTACTCGAATCCACTCTGATGCCATCCGCCGAAACAAtgtgtcccaaaaatccaacttcttgGAGCCAAAACTCGcctttgctaaatttagcaaatagttatttatttctcaaagtttgtaacacaattTTCAGATGCTCGGCATGTTCAGACTCATCTCGAGGatagatcaaaatatcatcaacgaATCTAACAACGAATCTTTCTAAATACGGTCagaaaattctattcatcaaatccataaagaCTACAGGAGCATTAGTTAACGCAAGCGGCATAACAAGAAAGTCATAATGCCCGTACCTTGTTTTGAATGTAATTTTCGGCACATCCAAATCTTTAACccgcaactgataataaccagatcgcaaatcaatctttgaaaatactgttgctcctttcaactgatcaaataagtcatcaatttGCGgtaatggatacttattctttaccgTAACCTTGTTGAGCTGTCGATAGCTGATGCACAATCTCATTGACCTgtctttcttctttacaaacaaaaccAGTGCTCCCTAGGGTgagaaactcggtcgtgcaaaacctctatctgtcaactcttgcagctgagctttcaattctttcaattctatTGGAGCCATACTATACAGAGCTATCAATATCGATGATGTTCCCGATACTAGctcaatagcaaattcaactttTCTGATCGGTGGCAACCCGGGTAACTCTTCTAGAAACACATCTGGATATTCACAaaccactggcactgattcaatcATCAACTCAGACACCTTTGTATCTAATACATATGCAAGATAAGCATCACAATATTTTCTCACATGCGCTAACATAGCCAATATCACCTTAGGCAACCCTCTCGAATCATCAAATTCAATACGTAGAGTCTCACCGTCCTGacattttaacacaataatcTTTCGTCTATAATTCACAACCGTATCATGCaaagttagccaatccatacccaatatcacatcaaactcataaaATGGTAAAAGCATCAAATCGATCAAAAAATTGTAACCTTgagtcatcaaaggacaattcttgcatACTTTATCAATTAGAACATACTGACCTAAGGGGTTCGATACCTTAACCACAAATTTAGTGGAACCGACAGGTAAACTCTTACTAGACACTAAATTTGTACAGATATAAGAATGGGTtgatccaggatcaatcaatgcagtTACATCAGTGTTATAAAGAGAAACAGTACCAGTGATAATATCTGGCGCCGATGCATCTTCGCGAGCGCGAATAGCGTAAGCTCTGGCTAGCGCCCGTGCCTCGAATCTCATAGTAGAATCCCTTGTTGCACCTCTAATACCACTCACATTTCCAGTATTTTGAGGTGGTCTCCCTCTTGCAGCTGTATTGCTCGATCGAGCAGTTGGAAGTTTGTCTTTCTTAGGCAACTAAGGACAATCCCGAATGAAATGCTCTTGCAAGCCACATCTAAAACAGGCTTTGTCATTCATCCAACATTCTCCAAAATGTTCTCTACGACACCGTTGACACTCAAGTTTGTTAGCCTTAACACTACCAACGCTCGCTACTGAAGTGGCTTGAGCTTTTTGACTCGCGTGTTGCTTCCCACAATCTCTGTTAGAATACCCCCACTAAAGCGGTCAAACGGTTATGAAAATCCTTTGATTTCTTAGATGAAAAATGATATGATTTACCCATTAACCTCTTTCTCAAATCTCTAGCCTTAGAATCggctcttctcttttctttgctaagCTCTTCGGCTTTGTGTGCTCTATACAGTAacacaacaaattctttcagttCAAGAATCTCGACTAAAAGcttgatgtcttcatttaacCCATCTTCAAACTATTTACACATAACCACTTCCATTGGAATGCACTcctgagcatattttgccaaaCATAATTTCACAAGCAAGGCATTCATATAGAAACCATACACCACATATCAAAAGGCCACTtgaacatatatacatatcaaaatatatgaccACCTTACAAGCCATCTCAAATggccaaaacacaacaagacaTATAGGCCACATTagccaaaacacctatacatgccatttaaccaaGATATACAAAGtctaaaataccaaaatgagaGTTTGATAGTGCGACAAGATCTCCGACGACTTCCAAACCGTGTGAGCTTCTGAATTACTATAAACACGTAAattaaaacagagtaagcaattaagcttagtaagtttgtatggcTAATAAATACAACTTACCATACATCCACAATTTATATaagcataattaaaacataggTAAATTTCAATTGGCCCAAAGCCTAACACATAATCACAatcatgttagtcatgtatgaATACATCAACTATGAATTACTTTTCGTACTTTACACAATACCTGTTCTGGTTCGTATCAACTCTTATAACCTCGTATCTTCATCTGTGCCAATTCGTGGTCAAAACCACCTCTgtctcatatctcatatagaTGCTCACTCTCGAGCTATCACTGGGTTTGCTCACAAACTGTCAATCAAGAcatagctacacggtgctgctcacatAAGCTATAaagtaaccgcaacacatgccAAAAACTCAACCACCAGTAGGACGTAgagaccaacacccaaaacacaGTAACCCCTAATGACGTATCGTTTATATCCTAtctattcttaaggttcaaccgggatcCATACATTGTCGATACCTTGTTGAGAATTTTTGTGGTGTCGTGTCAtcacaattatatcaataagcatttaaacacatataattcaatgcttattaaacatacgaacttacctcaaattTACACAGAGTCAATCGATCGATCAATCCACTACTTtatctttgcctcgatctaattCCAAACGtggcttttcttgatctatctaatcaaatttacctaatttaaaatttattctattcaattcaatcaaatttcatgttatggaaaaattaccattttgcccctaaatatttaacctttttacaatttagttcctaggctcgtaaaatgaaattcatgcaaatttctCTACATCCAAGCCTAGCTGAATTTTATAGGTGCTCATAGCAGCCCATATATTCCataatttcacacatttaacacacaattttcacatttctcaatttaatccctatttgacaatttcaacaaaactcacttaacaaaagttgtttagtTAACAACAAAGAATCATATTCttccattaaaattcaaaagaaactaaatttttCTCATGTAAAAACCCTATACTTTCAACCatattgcaatttagtcccctaattagctagattaagctacaacggtcccgaaaatataaaaatcaacaaaaacgaGATGAGATagcacttacatgcaagggaaGAGCTTGaaaaaattttctcttcttctcctaGAAAAATTCGGCTATGGTGAAAAAAAATGGGGAAGAGATTTTGATGCAAATTCTAGTGAAAGGTCGTCCACTTGGACCTAAAAATCGGCATAATTGAAATCGATATCCTTTGAATTCCCCTCTATCTATTTGATGAATAAGTAAATGCAATTGTTAAAAGACCAAGGTCGTCTACTTATTATCTTCTTCAGATCTACTTTATAAAGAAAATGAGTAAGATAAATGTTGTTTTAGGTTTTCACTTAAAACTCTAATATTTGCTCCTTGAATTAGTTTCCAAAGGTTGAGAATAATCCTCTCCATCGTATTGAAATTGATAACTACTCACCTGGGAACTTCCCTACTAAGCACAAATCATGAATAATATCGTCGTTGTTCATGTAATAATTGGTGTGTTTCATTGCAAGTCTTGTTTATACACGCACCAGAGTATTGTTATCTATTGTTGCACTTATGTTTGGTTGAAAGGTGTATTTATACACACACTAGAGTATTGTTATCAATTTTTGAGCTTATGCATAAATTTTTGGTGTGTGTGGGTTTATTTGTGTATCTATTTTGCATTTCCCTGTTTGACTAATAAGGGCAAAAAAAATTAGCTTAGGTAGTAATtgtaaagttaataaaaaattatatgtgaTAATGTTATCGAATTTTGGAAATCCAACATAAGATATAAATggtcaaaactttgttttgctTTGTAATTAAAGTTGTTTAGTGTGTTTCCATGATATTTTTTGTTGATATTATGTTCTattgctttaaatttaaatttattgttattgaTTAGTATGAATTTGACTTAAATGATGTATGatgtattattaaattttaatatagcaCCTATAAGTTTAATGTGCGGATTTTTGTTTTGTATGCAGGCTACAGGTTATCTAGGAAAGGGTTGAGTGTTTAGACAACATCATTGAGTAGAGTCTCAACTGcacattcattttcataaaGTCTTTTGTACTTCTTAGTAGTATATGCCACGTACTTaggtattaaattttgatatttggcTACTTTGTTAGGGATTTAGTGCTGGATTTGGTTAATTGGTGTTTTTGGGTACATGTTGACACTTTATAGTAAATTGAACATTTctatattgattttaaatttaggatttttatGGTATGTAAAAAGAAGTGTTTCTTTTTACTAGCATAATTCATAGTCAcaaaactaactataaatacgataaaggcaagcgcacctatcgaataatagtatagctacggtgagtaaagatatcgtatccacgaggactaaaagtattagtaattattattttcttattatttagtcgacaatttggagtgatgatttttaatgtaaaattattaaactaatttaactaagaacgcaacagagaacgaatcaggaaaataatttaatgtttaaattgatctatggattccccctattagatttgactctaatttgGTAGATTTAtatcgtcctatttctaggattgcgtGCAACTCCACTTAAtcatgctagatctactcttaaacagagaCTTTTGTCCCactgaattaagcacattaaacatgaattaatatcccgaaaatattaaaataagaaataagcacacataattgagaacaagaatcaagtatttatcatgtaaaccagaaattaaataatagaatttgtcataggtttcatcctccctaggtatctagggaattagttcataatcgtaaatagaaacatctcaaagttagaataaccacaagacataaagaaactcataaaaacttcaaaagaaattaaaaagggaTCTTCGATCTTGACAGAAATCTGCTTTCGAGTTGGCTctgatggtgttcttcgagtgttttcttcgatcttctctgaTGGCCCCCATATCTCTTcttctaattgatatttatagatCTTAGAATGCTcataaagcctaaaaattgtgttttttcgCGTATTTAGGAAGCAGGGTTTGAAATTGGCATGGGCTGGCACATGGCATGTGTCCAGCCCGTGTGGGTCACATGGGCATGTGCCCAACCCGTATGGATCTTAAAATCTTCTCTTTTTATCCAATTTTCGCTTCTTTTGCTTCCAAATGCTCACTTAAGTATaagaacatgaatttaaaggattaggagcatcaaattaaccaatttgtataaataatcatccaaaaacgcatgaagaatgggattaaaatatgttagttttatcatttatcaacAATCTATTTTAGAAGTAATGCGTTTCTGAGCATAAGATTGTATGTTTTGGACTTGTTTTTGCATGTCAAACTTGTCGATATGCTTCTATTAACATGTCAATATGTTTAGAGGTACCTAGAGGTGTAATTGCAAGACTTAAAATGACATTTCTCTACATTTCTAAGACAAAGTCTTGGGACAGGTTTAGCATGTCTCAAGACAGGATAACCAAAATTATACCTAAGTGTGATTTCTAGGTACATGTTTAGAGTCATAGTAAGGATTTTCGAGACATGCATGGAGAAGTCTCAGGACATGGCTATATTGCCCCGAGGCATACAAGTCAAtagctaaattttggtttaagaaGCCATGAGCCTCGAGAGCTAAACCCTTTGTCTCAAGACAAAttgtcatgttttggtattttAGCCTAAAATTCGTAACTTGACCCCCTATTTGATCATATTTGACCCCGAAGTACCACATGTGGGTccatttgattttgttttatattggtAATAATATGTTAAtgcttgaaattatttttatttaattttgaacttatttaaaatgttggtgTTTGATTGTTTATGCGACGATtacttattatattataaaacttaaaatataattacattttagtattataaaatatagtatATAACCAATAATTTATTCCTATAGTAtcaattattactattatttcatTCTTACACAAAATAGTTAGTTACTATTATgttattaaacatttattactatttatcaacaatttattatat
The sequence above is a segment of the Gossypium raimondii isolate GPD5lz chromosome 4, ASM2569854v1, whole genome shotgun sequence genome. Coding sequences within it:
- the LOC128040485 gene encoding uncharacterized protein LOC128040485, with the protein product MACKFEDGLNEDIKLLVEILELKEFVVLLYRAHKAEELSKEKRRADSKARDLRKRLMGKSYHFSSKKSKDFHNRLTALVGLPKKDKLPTARSSNTAARGRPPQNTGNVSGIRGATRDSTMRFEARALARAYAIRAREDASAPDIITGTVSLYNTDVTALIDPGSTHSYICTNLVSSKSLPVGSTKFVVKVSNPLGQYVLIDKVCKNCPLMTQGYNFLIDLMLLPFYEFDVILGMDWLTLHDTVVNYRRKIIVLKCQDGETLRIEFDDSRGLPKVILAMLAHVRKYCDAYLAYVLDTKVSELMIESVPVVCEYPDVFLEELPGLPPIRKVEFAIELVSGTSSILIALKGEFWLQEVGFLGHIVSADGIRVDSSKISAIVDWKPPRNISEKDLNLRQRRWLELLKDYDLVIDYHPAKVNAVADTLSRKSLFALKVMNTQLTLPDDGSILAELKVKSMFLQQICEA